Genomic window (Syntrophaceae bacterium):
TCGTTTTCTACGCGGAGAAGGAGCTGCAGACGGCGCCCGCGAAGGTTCTGTGAAGGGGCCCGCGTCCGGCGGGCCGATCAGACGCAGACAGGAGGAAGCCCATGCTCAAGGAGATGAAGAAGCTCGTGAAGGACAAGGACGTCTGCGTGCTGGCCACCGTCACCGACAACGTGCCCCACTGCTCGCTGATGTCCTACGTGGCGGACCGCGACTGCCGGGAGATCTACATGATGACGCAGAGGGGGACGAAAAAATACCGGAATCTCTCGGCCAACCGGACGGTGAGCCTCCTCATCGACACCCGCGAGGAGGACTGCGGGGCGGACCGATCGAAGATCAAGGCCCTCACGGTGACCGGCGTCTTCTCGACCATCGGCGACAAGGCCAAGAAGAAGCTCGTGCGCCAGAGGCTGCTGAGAAGACACCCCCAGCTCAAGCCCTTTGCGGAAGACCCCGACGCGGAGGTCTTCGCCGTGAAGGTGAAGAGCTTCCAGCTGCTCGACGGGGTGAAGGACGCCTACTACGAAGAGCTGACGTAGAGGTCCGGGGGCCGGGTTTCAGCCCCCGAGCTTCCGGAGGGTCTCCTCGTATTGAGCCCGGAGGTGCGGGGGCCGAGGTGTCGACAGGGCTTCCCGGAGCACCCCCTCGGCCTGCGACGGGTCGAGGGCCGCCAGGGTCTTGACGGCGAGCACTTCCTTGAGCGTCCTGGGCGGGTAGGCCCGGGTGACCGTCTTTTTCACCGGGTCGAAAAACTGGATGTACCCCTGGCGCACCGTCTTGCCGTAGACGTTGATGCTCACGGCAATGCCCTCGGTGGGGTTGTCCATGGCGTGAAGCCCCTTGTCGAGGGGCAGGACAAAGGTCGTCTCGCCGGGGCTGAAGACGCCGCTCGCCGTCTCCCGGAGCTCGCAGTACCCCTCCCGCTTCCCGTCGTCCACCCGCTCGTATTTTTTCTCCCCCAGCCTTGTGAGAAGTGTCCCAATGACCCCCCAGGAGCCGTGATCGTGGATTGTATCGGCAAGACCCGCGTCCCAGATGTACGCCAGCACGACGAAGGAGCGGTCGGGGGCGCGGTGCAGCGTGAGTTCATTGGGCCAGATGCCGGGTTTCTGGCGTTCCATGGCGGCCGGATCGAGCACCAGCGCCTTCAAGGTGTCGAAAAACCACCGCGGGTCTGAAGTCAGCTCCGAGACCATCTCCCTGCCGTTTTCGATCTTCCGCATCACGGGGCTGTCGCCGGCAAGCATTTTCCCCATCTTCCCGCAGAAGGCCTCGAACCGGTTCATGCGCCTACTCCCTCTCCTTTCCTTTGTCCCGGGGTTTGCGGGCGACCCCGTACTTGCGGACATGGGTCCACGGTCGGTACTCGGGGGCGTCGGGGTTTGTCGCAATCGTTTCCCGTTCCCTCTGGTATTTCTTCCGGATCCCCTTGCTCTTATACAGCGCGCGGTCCTTCCCCACGGGGCAGACCTTCGTGCAGATGCCGCAGGGGTAGCAGCGCATCCTGACGAGTTCCTCGTGCATCTCGAGACAGGCCGTCTTGTCGAACTCCCCGATGATTCTGTCCTCCCGCGGCGTGAGGGCGTTCTTGGGACAGCACTCGGCGCAAAGCCCGCAGCGGATGCACAGCTCCTTGGGCTGCAGGGGGTCGGGGGGCAGCGCCGCCTCGGTGAAGACCGAGACGAAGCGGACCCGGGGACCGAAGTCGGGGGTGAGGACGCACTGGTTGACCCCGATCGTTCCGAGGCCCGCGTACGTTGCCGCCGGGACGTGGCCGAAGGCGGCCAGGTTGTTCTCCCTCAGGGCCCGCATGGAGGTGTAGGTGTCTCGGGTAAAGGGCATCGAGGCGTGACCCTGGCGGTTGAGGTGTCTCGTGAGTCCCACGGCCAGGTCGTCGAGCTGCCGGTTCGTCGTGTCGTAGAGCTCCTTGTGGAGGGCCGACGGTGTCGTCTCGACGACGGGAAGCGGCATGGACATGCCGATGACGATGACGGTGCGGGCCGTCGGGAACAGGGCCTTCGGACGGAAATCGGGCGGCACGATGCCGTCCTCGTCCCAGCGCTCCACGGGGGCGAAGCCCACCAGATCGGCGCCACGTTCCCTGCAGAAGCGGGTGATGTCGTCCTTGAGTTCCTGGCCGGGGGGGATCAATCAGCGGCTCCTCTCGTTTCCTTATAGTCCATTTTTCGCTCAAAGGGAAGGCGAAGCCTCGATCGTGACGATGCCGAGCCAGCCGTCGACGCTGACCCGGTCGCCCGTCCGGATCAGCTCGGCGGCCCCCGGGACTCCAGTCACGCAGGGGATCCCGTACTCACGGGCGATGATGGCGCCGTGGATGAGCATCCCGCCCCGGCGCTCCACGATGCCCGCCGCGAGAGGGACGGCGAAGGTCATGTTGGGGTCGATCGCGTCGCAGACGAGGATCTCCCCCGCCCGGATCTCGAGCAGGTCTTCTGGGCCTGCGATCACCCGTGCCGGGCCTCGCGCAACCCCCGGTCCCGCCGGCTGTCCGCGGAGCTGCCGCGCGCGGAGACCTGGAGCGGGCCCCTTGCCCTCCGGTTGCCGGACACCTTCCTGCGGGCGCCAGTCCGGGTCGCGAAGCGCCCGGGCGGTATCCTCGGCGGAGAGGGCCGAAGCGGCAGCCCCCCGCTGCCGGGCCAGCCGCCGCTTTCCCTCGTCGACGGCGGCGAGCAGCGCCCCCTCGATTTTCCCGAGATGGATGTTGTCGTTGTCCCGCAGGCGGTAGCTTGCCCTGCCGAGGTCGAGGATCTCCGCGGCCCGCTGCCGCGCATCGCCCTCGAAACTCTTGAGAAAGGCCTCCCTGCGCCCCTCGATCGCGCCGGCGTCGAATCGCTCCCGCGCCGGCGGGGCCTCGGCCATGCGGAGCAGAAGCCCGAGGAGGGCATCCTGCCCGGAAAAGCAGCGGTCCGTCCCGCAGCCCAGGTTGCCGAAGGTGCGGCTGAATGTTTCGAAATCCGCGTCGAAGGCCGGGTCGACGCCCGCGAGCGAGCCCCGCCTCAACGACACGGCCAGAAGCGGGTTGTTTCGGATCCGGCCCGCCATCCTTGCCAGGAGGCGGTTGCGCTCCAGGCTGATCATCTCGGTGCCGCCGAGCAGGTCCATGAACTCGTAAGGGTCCGCGGGCCGGAGGGCGTCGTTGTAGACCTGCCCGAAGAGCCGGATCCCGTGGGCCAGAGGGATGAACCGAGCGTAGTAGATGTCGTGCCATTTGTCGAGAAGGGATTGCCGCCTCCCGATCTCGGCCGCGAGGTCTTGATCGGACAGGGCCGCGGGGTCGGTCCCGGCGAGCGCATCGGCATCGCTCACCATCGCGGGGATCCATTTTGCCTCCACCTCCTGCCGGAGCGCCTTGAGGTTTTCGAAGCTGCGCCGCAGCGTCAGGTACCAGGCCCTCTTGTCGCCGTCGGAGCCGCCTGCCGTCACGGGGCGCGCCTGCAGGATGTAAAGCGAGCCGCTCCGGATCGTCCACTCCATGTCCTGGGGCGACCCGAAGAATTGCTCGGCGTCCATGACCGTCCGGAAAACGCGGAGCACTTCCTCCGCTTCAAGCGGCGGTGTCCCGGCAATCGCGGCAGGGAGGGGACGGGCGTCAACCCCGGAATCGGCTGCAAAGAGGGCCTTCTCCCTCGTCGCGGGCCTGTGAGAAAGGATCCGCCCCCTCCCGCGGTCGATGACCCAGCGGTCAGGCTCGACGGTGCCGTCGACGAGACCCTGGTTGAGCCCGTGGACGGCCTCGATGACCGAACGCGAAGGGTCCTCGGGGCTCACGCTGAACGCAACGCCGGAGCGGTCGCCCGCCACGATCTCCTGGACGACGACCGCCATGGTGCTCGTGGCGACGTCGAGCCCGAGCTCTTTCCGGTACAGCAGCGCCGCGTCGGACCACAGCGAGGCCCAGACGAGGCGGATGCGGTCAAGGATGGATTCCGTGCCCCGGACGTTCACGAAGGACTCGTGGAGCCCTGCGAAAGAGGCCTTTGCCGAATCCTCGCCGGGGGCGGAGGAGCGCACCACGACGGCGGCGCCGCGGAACCGCGCCTCGATCGCTCGGGCCAGTTCGTCCCGGAGCCCCCATGGCAGGGGGGTCCGCAGGAAGAGGTTGCGGATGCGCAGCGCCGCGTCCCACATCTCCTCCCAGCGCATCTCGTCGGCGATCTTGCGGTTGATCTCGAGGGCGACGGCCTCGCCGATCCCCGTATGCCGCAGATAATGCCTGTAGGCGTCGACCGTGACGAGCAGGGCATCGGGGACGGGGAACCC
Coding sequences:
- a CDS encoding epoxyqueuosine reductase, which encodes MIPPGQELKDDITRFCRERGADLVGFAPVERWDEDGIVPPDFRPKALFPTARTVIVIGMSMPLPVVETTPSALHKELYDTTNRQLDDLAVGLTRHLNRQGHASMPFTRDTYTSMRALRENNLAAFGHVPAATYAGLGTIGVNQCVLTPDFGPRVRFVSVFTEAALPPDPLQPKELCIRCGLCAECCPKNALTPREDRIIGEFDKTACLEMHEELVRMRCYPCGICTKVCPVGKDRALYKSKGIRKKYQRERETIATNPDAPEYRPWTHVRKYGVARKPRDKGKERE
- a CDS encoding pyridoxamine 5'-phosphate oxidase family protein, encoding MLKEMKKLVKDKDVCVLATVTDNVPHCSLMSYVADRDCREIYMMTQRGTKKYRNLSANRTVSLLIDTREEDCGADRSKIKALTVTGVFSTIGDKAKKKLVRQRLLRRHPQLKPFAEDPDAEVFAVKVKSFQLLDGVKDAYYEELT
- a CDS encoding cysteine dioxygenase family protein, with the translated sequence MNRFEAFCGKMGKMLAGDSPVMRKIENGREMVSELTSDPRWFFDTLKALVLDPAAMERQKPGIWPNELTLHRAPDRSFVVLAYIWDAGLADTIHDHGSWGVIGTLLTRLGEKKYERVDDGKREGYCELRETASGVFSPGETTFVLPLDKGLHAMDNPTEGIAVSINVYGKTVRQGYIQFFDPVKKTVTRAYPPRTLKEVLAVKTLAALDPSQAEGVLREALSTPRPPHLRAQYEETLRKLGG